One window from the genome of Pseudanabaena yagii GIHE-NHR1 encodes:
- a CDS encoding c-type cytochrome — protein MAIAFVIVAIVSILWLLRPPLDPYTQSVLSLSGDPVQGRSIFVMNCVACHGQWANGKVGPSLHGVSERKSDAKLVQQVVSGETPPMPQFQPSPQDMADLLSYLKQL, from the coding sequence ATCGCGATCGCTTTTGTAATCGTAGCGATCGTAAGTATTCTCTGGCTATTACGTCCACCGCTCGACCCATATACACAGTCAGTACTTAGCCTGTCAGGAGATCCCGTACAGGGACGATCAATATTTGTGATGAACTGTGTGGCTTGTCATGGACAATGGGCAAATGGCAAAGTAGGCCCAAGTTTGCACGGAGTGTCCGAACGTAAGTCCGATGCCAAACTAGTCCAACAAGTGGTTAGCGGCGAAACACCACCAATGCCACAGTTTCAGCCAAGTCCACAGGATATGGCAGATTTACTAAGTTATTTAAAGCAACTATAA
- a CDS encoding MBL fold metallo-hydrolase, which produces MRRRQILRLAQGGLISAFTAGIIADAANSQTNSTLRLQWLGHLSFLVSGDGVRFLTHPFRPAGCTANLPAPVAESDYVLISSRLLDEGYLENLPKNQRVLSEPGSYNLKGINLQGISMEHDRIGGRRFGRNVAWKWKQSGIFIVHLGSAAAPINASQRILIGRPDVLILPIGGNEQGNDPSQAKAYSPVEAQAIVKELNPRIVIPVYYRTDKSSKSCQLASIDEFLALMPSDSIKKLEGSILEINASNLPQSTVIRVLKS; this is translated from the coding sequence ATGCGCCGCAGACAAATTCTTCGACTCGCTCAAGGTGGACTCATTTCAGCATTTACCGCAGGAATCATCGCTGATGCCGCTAACTCACAAACTAACTCAACATTAAGATTGCAATGGTTAGGGCATCTGTCATTTTTAGTCTCAGGAGATGGGGTAAGGTTCTTAACGCATCCATTCCGTCCTGCGGGCTGTACTGCTAATTTGCCTGCTCCCGTAGCTGAATCTGACTATGTTTTGATTAGCTCACGGCTACTGGATGAAGGGTATTTAGAGAATTTGCCTAAAAATCAACGTGTTCTGTCAGAACCCGGTTCCTACAATCTAAAGGGGATTAACCTACAAGGAATCTCGATGGAGCACGATCGCATTGGAGGTCGTCGGTTTGGGCGCAATGTGGCATGGAAATGGAAACAATCTGGTATTTTTATAGTTCACTTGGGTAGTGCGGCTGCACCAATTAATGCGTCTCAAAGAATTTTGATTGGTCGTCCTGATGTACTGATTTTGCCCATAGGTGGTAATGAACAAGGTAATGACCCCTCACAAGCAAAAGCCTATTCACCAGTCGAGGCACAGGCGATCGTCAAAGAACTAAATCCGCGTATTGTTATTCCTGTGTATTATCGTACCGATAAATCCAGTAAGTCTTGCCAGCTAGCATCTATTGATGAATTTCTAGCGCTTATGCCTAGCGATAGTATCAAGAAATTAGAAGGATCAATTTTAGAAATTAACGCTAGTAATCTTCCTCAAAGTACAGTAATTCGGGTCTTAAAGTCATAG
- a CDS encoding WD40 repeat domain-containing protein, whose protein sequence is MISKYHQQPKSQDAVLGGQAPPPLGGVVLGGIEGVKRRLASPAIAPRISALREALNYGETGLNLILQGLQDESLKVQRTALLLLWRRPEPYIRQIVENYSQFHLFDIVDTLRGHQESISTLALSANGRILYSAGADFTIKVWDLGRGDNSHQRQSKQIGLIRGHTHIVTSIALSANGRILASGSRDKTIKLWDARSGKELLTLTGHIGYVNSVAITPDGKTLVTGSQDTTIKLWDIKTGREIQTLRGHTSLVDSVSLSPDGKAIASCSWDTTIRVWDIISGKLRWEFIGHSARVLSFAISPDGKTLVSGSLDTRIKVWDLQTGRAVRTLEGHWGWVKSLIISRDGKTLISASYKEIRVWNLETGAPIQVLHGHINLINAIALSHDGQTLISGGEDANIHIWGIPLSLTTA, encoded by the coding sequence ATGATCTCAAAATATCATCAGCAACCAAAATCACAGGATGCCGTCCTTGGAGGTCAAGCACCACCGCCATTGGGTGGGGTTGTTTTGGGTGGAATTGAAGGAGTCAAAAGAAGATTAGCTAGTCCTGCGATCGCGCCTAGAATTTCGGCTCTACGCGAAGCCCTAAATTATGGCGAAACTGGTTTAAATTTAATATTGCAAGGTCTGCAAGATGAATCTCTCAAAGTTCAACGTACAGCCCTATTATTACTCTGGCGTAGACCTGAGCCATATATCCGTCAAATCGTCGAGAACTATAGCCAATTTCATCTATTTGATATTGTCGATACTCTCCGAGGGCATCAAGAGTCGATCTCAACTCTAGCACTATCAGCAAATGGACGTATCTTATATAGTGCTGGGGCTGACTTCACGATTAAGGTATGGGATTTAGGCAGGGGAGACAATTCTCATCAAAGACAGAGTAAACAAATCGGTTTAATTCGTGGACATACTCACATTGTGACTTCGATCGCTCTAAGTGCTAACGGCAGAATTTTAGCGAGTGGTAGTCGCGATAAGACGATTAAACTTTGGGATGCGCGATCTGGTAAGGAGTTACTGACCTTAACGGGACATATTGGTTATGTCAATTCGGTGGCAATTACGCCCGATGGCAAGACTCTAGTTACAGGTAGCCAAGACACCACGATTAAATTGTGGGACATTAAAACTGGTCGAGAAATTCAAACCCTGAGGGGGCATACTAGCCTCGTGGATTCGGTATCGCTTAGCCCCGATGGTAAAGCGATCGCCAGTTGTAGTTGGGATACGACCATTCGTGTATGGGATATTATTTCTGGCAAGCTCCGTTGGGAATTTATCGGACATTCCGCGAGAGTTCTCTCCTTTGCAATTAGTCCCGATGGAAAGACCTTAGTCAGTGGCAGTCTCGATACACGAATTAAGGTTTGGGATTTGCAAACAGGGAGAGCAGTTCGCACCCTTGAAGGTCATTGGGGCTGGGTGAAATCGCTGATCATTAGTCGTGACGGTAAAACCCTAATTAGTGCTAGTTATAAAGAAATTCGAGTTTGGAATTTAGAAACAGGTGCACCAATTCAAGTTCTGCATGGACATATCAATCTTATTAATGCGATCGCACTTAGTCATGATGGACAGACTTTAATTAGTGGAGGCGAAGATGCAAATATTCATATCTGGGGAATTCCCTTATCATTAACCACTGCGTAA
- the rph gene encoding ribonuclease PH, producing the protein MSNSSDFQRPDGRAWDQLRPIHLQQPFTKAPAGSVLAKFGDTQLICTVSIDEGVPKFLMGSNQGWLTAEYRMLPASTIPRQQREFAKLSGRTQEIQRLIGRSLRAALDMTAIANYTFTVDIDVLQADGGTRTGGITGGFIALKAACDRLMAEGKIERSPIRNAVAAVSVGLIDGKPILDLNYQEDLAVSVDMNVVMDSTGKLVEVQGTGESDTFSRSQLDQMLDVADKGIKELLALSC; encoded by the coding sequence ATGAGTAATTCATCCGATTTTCAACGTCCCGACGGTAGAGCATGGGATCAACTGCGCCCCATTCACTTACAACAACCATTTACCAAAGCACCTGCGGGATCAGTATTGGCAAAATTTGGTGATACCCAATTAATCTGCACTGTATCAATTGATGAGGGTGTGCCCAAGTTTCTCATGGGGAGCAATCAAGGTTGGCTTACTGCGGAATATCGGATGTTGCCTGCGTCCACCATTCCCCGTCAACAGCGTGAATTTGCCAAACTATCAGGTCGTACTCAAGAAATCCAAAGGTTAATTGGGCGTAGTCTTAGAGCTGCCCTAGATATGACCGCGATCGCTAATTACACCTTTACCGTAGATATTGATGTCCTACAAGCCGATGGCGGTACGCGCACAGGGGGGATCACAGGGGGATTTATCGCTCTTAAGGCAGCTTGCGATCGCTTAATGGCAGAAGGGAAAATTGAGCGATCGCCAATTCGCAATGCTGTTGCGGCTGTCTCCGTTGGCTTAATTGATGGCAAGCCTATTTTGGACTTAAATTACCAAGAAGACTTGGCAGTTAGCGTCGATATGAATGTGGTGATGGATAGTACGGGCAAGCTAGTTGAGGTGCAAGGTACTGGAGAATCTGATACATTTTCGCGATCGCAACTAGATCAGATGCTGGATGTAGCAGATAAGGGAATTAAGGAGCTGTTAGCACTTAGCTGTTAG
- a CDS encoding S-methyl-5'-thioadenosine phosphorylase, with protein MTVNAQIGIIGGSGLYKMSALTDIQEINIDTPFGKTSDAFIYGKLAGTPVVFLARHGRSHHLLPTEVPYRANIYALKSLGVEYIISASAVGSLQEYAKPLDIVLPDQFIDRTTSRTSTFFGEGIVAHVAFGEPICKSLLSVVASAAESIDLGRNKVHKGGIYLCMEGPTFSTKAESLLYRSWGAKVIGMTNLTEAKLAREAEIAYATIALVTDYDCWHDDHESVTVDMIIQNLQKNAVNAQQVIQNAVAKIAANPPKSEAHHALKTSILTDLSKVSDASRDRLKEILQKYL; from the coding sequence ATGACAGTTAATGCACAGATTGGCATTATTGGTGGCAGTGGACTCTACAAAATGTCTGCCCTAACTGATATTCAAGAAATTAATATTGATACTCCCTTTGGCAAAACTTCTGATGCCTTTATCTATGGCAAGCTTGCAGGGACACCCGTAGTATTTTTAGCGAGACATGGGCGATCGCACCATTTGCTACCAACTGAAGTTCCCTATCGCGCCAATATCTATGCCCTGAAAAGTCTAGGCGTGGAATACATTATTTCTGCTTCGGCGGTTGGATCTTTACAGGAATATGCCAAGCCTCTTGATATTGTGTTGCCTGATCAGTTTATCGATCGCACCACTAGCCGCACATCAACATTCTTTGGTGAAGGCATTGTTGCTCATGTTGCCTTTGGCGAACCCATTTGTAAGTCGCTCCTATCAGTTGTTGCCTCTGCCGCCGAAAGCATTGATTTAGGTCGCAACAAAGTTCATAAGGGTGGTATTTATCTCTGTATGGAGGGGCCGACTTTCTCTACTAAGGCAGAATCTTTGCTCTATCGTAGCTGGGGCGCTAAGGTAATTGGCATGACTAATCTCACTGAGGCAAAGCTCGCCCGTGAAGCGGAAATTGCCTATGCTACGATCGCTTTAGTGACCGATTATGATTGCTGGCATGATGATCATGAAAGCGTCACCGTAGATATGATTATCCAAAATTTACAAAAAAATGCGGTTAATGCCCAACAGGTAATTCAAAATGCTGTGGCAAAAATTGCCGCGAATCCACCAAAGTCAGAAGCCCATCATGCTCTCAAAACTTCAATCCTGACCGATTTGAGTAAGGTATCTGACGCAAGTCGCGATCGCCTAAAAGAAATTTTGCAAAAGTATCTCTAA
- a CDS encoding 6-carboxytetrahydropterin synthase — protein sequence MAKCVINRRAEFSASHRYWLPEIPDEENHAKFGACTNFPPHGHNYVLYVGMQGEIDNTGMVLNLSDVKHTLAREVTTQLNFSYLNQVWEEFQQTLPTTENIARVIWQRLAPHLPLVNIRLYEHPELWADYQGNDMQANLTISTHFSAAHRLALDTLSLEENTAIYGKCARVHGHGHNYHLEVSISGEIDPRTGMIADLSDFQKALDQYVLDPMDHTFLNKDIPYFAEVVPTAENIAVYIQKVLTQPIREIGAKLHSIKLIESPNNSCEVYGEYQLSDIEHSLEEALAKAA from the coding sequence ATGGCTAAATGTGTAATTAATCGCCGAGCCGAATTTTCTGCGAGTCATCGCTACTGGCTACCCGAAATCCCAGATGAGGAAAATCATGCCAAATTCGGTGCATGTACTAACTTTCCGCCCCACGGTCACAACTATGTTCTGTACGTTGGGATGCAGGGGGAAATCGACAATACGGGCATGGTGCTGAATCTTTCAGATGTCAAGCATACACTTGCTCGTGAAGTCACGACGCAATTAAATTTTTCCTACCTTAACCAAGTATGGGAAGAATTCCAACAAACCCTTCCCACTACTGAAAATATTGCCCGTGTGATTTGGCAGCGTCTGGCTCCGCACCTGCCATTGGTCAATATTCGCTTATACGAACATCCTGAACTCTGGGCTGATTATCAAGGTAATGACATGCAAGCAAATTTAACGATTAGTACTCACTTTTCCGCCGCCCATCGGCTCGCGCTAGACACACTTTCTCTAGAAGAGAATACTGCTATCTATGGCAAATGTGCTCGGGTTCATGGTCATGGACATAATTACCATTTAGAGGTTTCTATTTCTGGTGAAATCGATCCTCGTACTGGCATGATTGCTGATTTGAGCGATTTCCAAAAGGCACTCGATCAATATGTACTAGATCCGATGGATCATACGTTCCTCAATAAAGATATTCCCTACTTTGCTGAAGTTGTACCGACTGCCGAAAATATTGCTGTCTATATTCAAAAGGTGCTCACCCAGCCAATTCGCGAGATTGGGGCAAAACTACATAGCATCAAACTAATTGAAAGTCCCAATAACTCCTGTGAAGTTTATGGAGAATATCAACTTTCGGATATTGAACATTCCTTAGAAGAAGCTCTTGCTAAGGCTGCTTAA
- a CDS encoding L,D-transpeptidase codes for MRMRSQNQQHLLSAFVRVTLAAGAFSLISLNLDHTQSIALSKNLGASETSTRFLFIDLQSHWARKFIEGLLSNQALSNVLVAPDSISQFQPDRSVTRAELANILDIAFGNRNSPKITTRLNEPATKAEAFVLVARELNLNNQSVKTPQAYLLSMYRDASQIPDYAVPAIAALTNEGLVTNYPDPRILEPKDMLSKSELAVLLYQALAYQKKLPFLKSPYTINPNRQLWDRELMQVTSLEVSISRRTVTAFHGEIPLKTYPVAVGRQGWSTPIGNHRVLQTIEYPSWQNPFTGEVIPSKDPENPLGDRWIGFWTDGKNWSGFHGTPNRASVGQAASHGCIRMYNEDVRELFSQVNVGTMVRVSP; via the coding sequence ATGAGAATGCGATCGCAAAATCAGCAACATCTTTTATCTGCTTTTGTGCGCGTTACCCTTGCTGCTGGAGCATTTTCCTTAATCTCACTAAATCTAGATCATACTCAAAGCATTGCATTGTCAAAAAATCTCGGGGCTTCAGAAACATCAACGAGATTTCTCTTCATTGACTTACAAAGCCATTGGGCACGCAAGTTCATCGAAGGATTATTGTCTAATCAAGCTTTAAGTAATGTTTTAGTAGCTCCTGACTCCATTAGTCAATTTCAGCCCGATCGCTCTGTTACTCGTGCTGAATTAGCCAACATCTTAGATATTGCCTTTGGTAATCGTAATTCTCCTAAAATTACTACCCGACTGAATGAGCCAGCTACTAAGGCAGAAGCTTTTGTGCTGGTTGCCCGTGAGCTAAATCTAAATAATCAGTCTGTCAAAACACCTCAGGCTTATTTACTATCAATGTACCGTGACGCTTCTCAGATTCCTGACTATGCTGTTCCTGCGATCGCGGCGCTGACAAATGAAGGGCTAGTTACAAATTATCCCGATCCACGCATTTTAGAACCTAAGGATATGCTCTCTAAAAGTGAACTAGCAGTTTTGCTTTATCAAGCACTTGCCTATCAGAAAAAACTGCCATTCTTGAAATCACCCTACACAATTAATCCCAATCGCCAATTGTGGGATCGTGAGCTAATGCAGGTAACAAGCCTCGAAGTCAGCATTAGTCGCCGTACTGTTACCGCTTTTCATGGCGAAATCCCCTTAAAAACCTATCCCGTTGCAGTTGGTCGTCAGGGTTGGAGTACCCCCATAGGCAATCATCGCGTTTTACAAACCATTGAATATCCTTCTTGGCAAAACCCTTTTACGGGAGAAGTGATCCCTAGCAAAGATCCCGAAAATCCACTAGGCGATCGCTGGATTGGCTTTTGGACAGATGGCAAAAACTGGTCGGGATTTCACGGCACTCCTAACCGTGCATCAGTGGGACAAGCTGCCTCTCACGGCTGTATCCGTATGTATAACGAGGATGTGCGCGAATTATTTAGTCAGGTGAATGTCGGTACTATGGTGAGAGTATCACCATAA
- a CDS encoding protein kinase domain-containing protein has translation MLNTILRGHYKIISHLGGGGFGQTYLAEDIDLPTHPTCVVKQLKPISREPFVLETAKRLFDKEAEMLYSLGSHDRIPRLLAHFQEGEEFYLVQEFADGTDLTKEIGNGKRSPEFVVIALLQEILEILVFVHERGIVHRDIKPANLIRRKANRQIVLIDFGAVKEINGLAGDSQGNTNLTIAIGSPGYMPIEQVNGKPRFSSDIYAVGMIGIQAITGAEPRLFGEHPETAELMWREHVQGNYSPQFLDILDKMVRYDFRQRYQTAQEVLTAIAALSSINEHDLPTLISSHPNVDANNSSTIITSPQAIVQSTDIPTNTQASPSVSRFNSTNVSKLQQQKAYPWKKLAIIAGIIAAISSVVAISKTHTPTKTEVPTASITIPLPSPPPPLPIPSPNLSTASPNKSAEELLAQAILLNRNDKPQEALVKIEEALKLEPNNADAWAAKGFSLAKLDRDNEAIAAYDKALEIKPDFPFVRQSRALLERKPKPKKK, from the coding sequence GTGTTAAATACCATACTTAGAGGGCATTACAAGATTATTAGTCACCTTGGTGGTGGTGGCTTTGGGCAAACCTATCTCGCGGAAGATATTGACCTACCTACCCATCCCACCTGTGTGGTCAAGCAGCTTAAGCCGATTTCCCGTGAGCCTTTTGTGCTGGAAACCGCTAAGCGACTCTTCGATAAAGAAGCAGAAATGCTTTACTCATTGGGTTCGCACGATCGCATTCCGCGCTTACTTGCCCACTTTCAGGAAGGCGAAGAATTTTATTTAGTCCAAGAATTTGCCGATGGCACAGATCTGACTAAAGAGATCGGCAATGGCAAGCGATCGCCTGAGTTTGTAGTCATTGCCCTATTGCAAGAGATTTTAGAAATATTGGTATTTGTGCACGAACGGGGCATAGTGCATCGAGATATCAAGCCTGCCAATTTAATTCGGCGCAAGGCAAATCGTCAAATTGTGCTGATTGACTTTGGTGCAGTTAAGGAAATTAATGGCTTAGCGGGGGACTCTCAGGGAAATACAAATCTGACGATCGCGATCGGTTCCCCCGGATATATGCCAATCGAGCAGGTCAATGGCAAGCCGCGCTTTAGTAGTGACATTTATGCAGTGGGGATGATCGGCATTCAGGCAATCACAGGGGCTGAGCCGCGCTTGTTTGGTGAGCATCCTGAAACTGCGGAATTAATGTGGCGTGAGCATGTACAGGGCAACTATTCACCGCAATTTCTCGATATCCTCGATAAAATGGTGCGCTACGACTTTCGTCAACGCTACCAAACTGCCCAAGAAGTCTTAACAGCGATCGCTGCTCTATCTAGCATTAATGAGCATGACTTACCAACGCTAATTAGTAGCCATCCTAATGTAGATGCTAATAACAGTTCCACAATTATTACTTCGCCCCAAGCGATCGTCCAATCAACTGATATACCCACAAATACGCAGGCATCTCCTAGCGTAAGTCGGTTTAACTCTACCAATGTCAGTAAGCTCCAGCAACAAAAGGCCTATCCTTGGAAAAAATTAGCGATCATTGCGGGGATTATTGCTGCCATCTCATCAGTTGTGGCGATCTCGAAAACGCATACACCCACCAAAACAGAAGTTCCTACTGCTTCTATCACGATTCCTCTACCTTCGCCCCCTCCTCCCTTACCAATTCCTAGTCCCAATCTATCAACCGCTAGCCCTAATAAGTCTGCCGAAGAACTGCTTGCTCAGGCAATCTTGCTCAATCGTAACGATAAACCACAGGAAGCCCTAGTCAAGATCGAAGAAGCCTTAAAGCTAGAACCCAATAATGCTGATGCTTGGGCTGCTAAAGGATTTTCTCTAGCAAAACTGGATCGTGATAATGAGGCGATCGCTGCCTATGATAAAGCACTTGAAATTAAGCCCGACTTTCCTTTTGTCAGACAAAGTCGGGCCCTGCTAGAAAGAAAGCCGAAACCCAAAAAGAAATAA
- the hemE gene encoding uroporphyrinogen decarboxylase: protein MGGNDRLLRAARGEAVDRPPVWMMRQAGRYMKVYRDLRDKYPTFRERSEIPELAAEISLQPFRAFQPDGVIMFSDILTPLTGIGINFDIIESRGPIIESPIRTQAQVDALTEFDPDTAVPFIRKILTAIKEEVKDQATILGFVGAPWTLAAYSVEGKGSKDYSTIKAMAYKEPAIIHSFLTKIAEMIGTYVIHQIECGAQVVQMFDSWAGHLCPTDYKTFALPYQKMVVDKVKAKYPNTPMILYISGSAGVLDLMPKSGVDIVSVDWTVDLADARDRIGRDIPVQGNLDPCVLYADQSYIHDRILEVVQKAGNKGHIMNLGHGILSTTPEDNARFFFETVKGLSY from the coding sequence ATGGGAGGAAATGATCGCTTGCTACGGGCAGCAAGAGGTGAAGCAGTGGATCGTCCACCAGTATGGATGATGCGCCAAGCAGGAAGATACATGAAGGTGTATAGAGATCTGCGCGACAAATACCCAACATTTAGAGAGCGTTCGGAAATCCCTGAATTAGCCGCCGAAATTTCTTTGCAACCATTTCGCGCTTTCCAACCCGATGGCGTGATTATGTTCTCCGATATCCTCACCCCCCTCACAGGTATCGGCATTAACTTTGACATCATCGAAAGTAGAGGACCAATTATTGAGTCACCTATCAGGACTCAAGCCCAAGTTGACGCACTTACAGAGTTTGATCCCGATACTGCCGTCCCCTTCATTCGCAAGATTCTGACCGCAATCAAAGAAGAAGTTAAAGATCAAGCGACCATTCTTGGATTTGTGGGCGCACCTTGGACATTAGCAGCCTATTCCGTTGAAGGCAAAGGTTCTAAGGACTATTCCACAATCAAGGCGATGGCATACAAAGAGCCTGCGATTATCCATAGCTTTTTGACTAAGATCGCCGAAATGATCGGTACTTATGTAATCCACCAGATCGAGTGTGGCGCTCAAGTGGTGCAGATGTTTGATTCTTGGGCTGGACATCTCTGCCCAACTGATTACAAAACCTTTGCGCTGCCTTACCAAAAGATGGTTGTGGATAAGGTAAAGGCGAAATATCCCAACACCCCAATGATTCTCTATATTAGTGGTAGTGCGGGTGTGCTTGACCTGATGCCGAAGTCTGGTGTAGATATCGTTAGTGTTGACTGGACTGTGGATCTTGCTGATGCCCGCGATCGCATTGGTCGTGATATTCCTGTCCAAGGCAACCTTGATCCCTGTGTACTTTATGCGGATCAGAGCTATATTCACGATCGCATTCTCGAAGTAGTACAGAAGGCTGGTAACAAGGGTCACATCATGAACCTCGGACATGGCATTCTCTCCACCACTCCCGAAGATAACGCCAGATTTTTCTTCGAGACTGTTAAAGGACTTAGCTACTAA
- a CDS encoding tetratricopeptide repeat protein, translating to MKPVFGIFASVLVVSTYGADIAIAQIRQKPPQKVQVQQQIVVPPNETADQLLERGNAYVRLGNVEGAIVIFRAAIKKNPELTAAHYNLGLAYAQAGNLKAAIYSFQRATRLDPKFAIAYSNLGAAQLQSGNPDQAIPNLQKAISLDPNLSVAYYNLGLAFKEKKDINKAIANLNQALKLNPQASETIYNLGLLIQTQGDLPKAIAYYSKAVQLNPEYAEAYYNLGAALFIQGQTEQAISQLSNALQFRKDYAEAFYTLGVAQAKLGKKQEAIQSFIQAQAYFNQQKNVAWAQQSDRQIQKLRSG from the coding sequence ATGAAACCAGTTTTTGGCATTTTCGCATCAGTCTTAGTAGTCAGTACCTATGGGGCAGATATTGCGATCGCCCAAATACGCCAAAAACCACCCCAAAAGGTGCAGGTACAGCAACAAATTGTTGTGCCGCCCAATGAGACTGCCGATCAATTGTTGGAGCGGGGCAATGCCTATGTGCGTTTAGGAAATGTGGAGGGGGCTATTGTCATTTTTCGAGCGGCGATTAAGAAAAATCCTGAACTCACTGCGGCACACTATAATCTTGGGCTTGCCTATGCACAGGCAGGTAATCTGAAGGCAGCTATTTATTCTTTTCAACGAGCTACAAGACTTGATCCTAAGTTTGCGATCGCCTATAGCAATTTGGGTGCAGCTCAGTTACAGTCAGGCAATCCCGACCAAGCCATTCCCAATTTACAAAAAGCGATTAGCCTTGATCCGAATCTTTCCGTTGCCTATTACAATCTGGGGCTAGCCTTTAAGGAAAAAAAAGATATTAATAAGGCGATCGCTAATCTGAACCAAGCTCTAAAACTCAATCCTCAAGCCTCTGAAACAATTTATAACTTAGGCTTATTAATCCAAACTCAAGGGGATCTTCCTAAAGCGATTGCCTATTACTCTAAAGCTGTGCAGCTAAATCCTGAATATGCAGAGGCTTATTACAATTTAGGTGCAGCTTTGTTCATTCAAGGACAAACAGAACAGGCGATCTCACAACTTAGTAACGCTCTGCAATTTCGCAAGGACTACGCCGAGGCTTTTTATACATTGGGGGTAGCCCAAGCGAAATTAGGAAAGAAGCAAGAGGCAATTCAATCTTTTATCCAAGCACAAGCTTATTTTAATCAGCAAAAAAATGTGGCTTGGGCACAACAAAGCGATCGCCAAATTCAGAAATTACGCAGTGGTTAA
- a CDS encoding anthranilate synthase component II, with the protein MILVIDNYDSFTYNLVQYLGELLPEFPALGEILVKRNDEINIEEVKQLNPAGVVISPGPGRPEEAGVSLDIIKDLGDRTPILGVCLGHQSMGLMYGGKVVSAPYLMHGKTSQIYHKGVGILEGLANPFTATRYHSLVIDRQNCPDVLEVTAWTEDDIIMGVRHKQYPHIQGVQFHPESILTEAGKDLLRNFLKGLSVTV; encoded by the coding sequence ATGATTCTCGTTATCGACAATTACGACAGCTTTACTTATAACCTTGTGCAATATCTGGGCGAACTGCTCCCTGAATTTCCTGCCCTCGGTGAAATCCTAGTTAAGCGCAATGATGAAATAAATATTGAAGAAGTCAAGCAACTTAATCCCGCAGGAGTCGTAATTTCCCCAGGTCCTGGTCGTCCTGAGGAGGCGGGTGTATCACTAGATATTATTAAGGATCTTGGCGATCGGACTCCGATTCTTGGGGTTTGCCTTGGACATCAGAGTATGGGCTTGATGTATGGCGGCAAGGTGGTCTCAGCACCTTACTTGATGCATGGTAAGACATCGCAAATTTATCACAAAGGAGTTGGCATTTTAGAAGGACTAGCCAATCCATTCACGGCGACTCGATATCATAGCTTAGTGATTGATCGTCAGAACTGTCCTGATGTACTGGAAGTGACTGCATGGACTGAAGATGACATAATTATGGGAGTCCGACACAAGCAATATCCTCACATTCAAGGCGTACAATTTCATCCTGAAAGCATCTTGACTGAGGCAGGCAAAGACTTACTGAGAAACTTCTTAAAAGGACTAAGCGTCACAGTCTGA